In Methanotorris formicicus Mc-S-70, a single genomic region encodes these proteins:
- a CDS encoding molybdopterin molybdotransferase MoeA, producing the protein MGKMLKKLISYDKAKEMVFNEWNKFLKDKFKIIPLLDALGRVSYEDIMSPIDLPMFDRAAMDGYAVRAEDTFGASTTNPLILNLVEKKEINEGECLKVFTGSKMPKNADAVVMKEYCKEEDGFVEIYKGVHPYENVSRIGEDVRKGDLLLKKGEAISPHHISILSSVGIKEVKVYNVNVGIISTGDELVDLEEVISMEELKNNSKIVNSNSLMLYALVKESGLNPKIYGKVVDDRERIKSLIKKAIIENDIVITTGGTSVGDRDYIIEVVNELGGIVLHGVQIRPGKPFGFGKINNKLIFTLSGYPVASTVQFELFIRSYFKKRKKIKLPLRRNIASELGRTDIVRIKIEDFEVEPLRITGSGVISSLTKADGYVIIPENVEGYEKGEYVEVYLF; encoded by the coding sequence ATGGGTAAGATGCTTAAAAAATTGATTAGTTATGATAAGGCAAAAGAAATGGTTTTTAATGAGTGGAATAAGTTTTTGAAAGATAAGTTTAAAATAATCCCTTTATTGGATGCATTGGGTAGGGTATCTTATGAAGATATAATGTCCCCAATAGATTTACCTATGTTTGATAGGGCAGCGATGGATGGTTATGCAGTTAGAGCAGAAGATACTTTTGGAGCATCAACCACAAATCCCCTAATCTTAAATTTGGTCGAAAAGAAGGAAATTAATGAAGGGGAATGTTTAAAGGTATTCACTGGCTCAAAAATGCCTAAAAATGCTGATGCTGTTGTTATGAAGGAATACTGCAAAGAAGAGGATGGTTTTGTTGAGATATATAAAGGAGTTCATCCTTATGAAAATGTCTCAAGGATTGGGGAGGATGTTAGAAAGGGGGATTTACTATTAAAAAAGGGGGAAGCCATCTCCCCGCACCACATATCAATTTTATCATCTGTTGGAATAAAGGAGGTTAAAGTTTATAATGTAAATGTTGGAATTATATCAACTGGGGATGAACTCGTTGATTTGGAAGAAGTTATCAGTATGGAAGAGTTAAAAAATAACAGTAAAATAGTAAATTCAAATTCATTAATGTTATATGCCCTGGTGAAAGAATCTGGTTTGAATCCAAAAATTTACGGAAAGGTTGTGGATGATAGGGAAAGGATAAAATCATTAATAAAAAAAGCAATAATTGAAAACGATATTGTGATTACAACAGGGGGTACTTCAGTAGGAGATAGGGATTATATAATAGAAGTGGTTAATGAGTTGGGTGGTATTGTTCTTCATGGTGTCCAAATAAGGCCAGGAAAACCTTTTGGATTTGGTAAAATAAACAACAAATTAATTTTTACCCTATCTGGATATCCAGTGGCATCTACTGTTCAATTTGAGTTATTTATAAGGAGTTACTTTAAAAAAAGAAAAAAAATAAAACTTCCATTAAGGAGAAACATCGCATCCGAACTCGGCAGGACAGATATTGTTAGGATTAAAATTGAAGATTTTGAAGTTGAACCATTGAGAATTACTGGAAGTGGAGTTATTTCCTCATTGACAAAAGCAGATGGTTATGTAATAATCCCAGAGAACGTTGAAGGTTATGAGAAGGGAGAGTATGTTGAAGTTTATTTATTCTAA
- a CDS encoding DUF354 domain-containing protein, whose product MDVWLDLTNAPHVHYFSQLIKKFEKEGIDYLITTRKSQNLEELLNIYGFEYICVGKHGESLKDKLIYSAKRIIELTEIVDKEKPKVAIAKHSVELPRVSFGLGIPVIFVVDNEHAEAQNKLTLPLAEDIIIPIGTKKSKLKKMGGNNFTTFNGTCEVANVNSRLKGILPIDKGILKKLGIDNNNPTIVMRARPNSSYCNGKKDIIPKIIEKLREKIDCNIVAFPRDEKQREKYISLNAIVPNTIDALSLLYFADAMIGAGGTMNREAAVLGIPTVSCYPKELLGVDKYLIKMGRMVHIKNVNRIVGYIIENLGVKNKNVELEDPTDLMFEKVCSYLKR is encoded by the coding sequence ATGGATGTGTGGTTGGATTTAACAAATGCTCCTCATGTTCATTATTTTTCACAACTGATAAAGAAATTTGAAAAAGAAGGGATCGACTATCTAATAACAACAAGAAAATCCCAAAATTTGGAAGAACTACTAAATATATATGGATTTGAATACATATGTGTTGGAAAACACGGAGAGAGTTTAAAGGATAAGTTAATCTACTCTGCAAAGAGAATCATAGAACTCACTGAGATTGTTGATAAAGAGAAGCCAAAGGTTGCAATAGCAAAACATTCCGTTGAATTGCCACGAGTATCTTTTGGATTGGGCATTCCCGTGATTTTTGTTGTTGATAACGAACATGCAGAGGCACAAAACAAACTCACCCTCCCACTTGCAGAGGACATAATCATTCCAATAGGTACGAAAAAGAGTAAATTAAAAAAGATGGGGGGAAATAACTTTACAACATTCAATGGAACGTGTGAAGTGGCAAACGTGAATTCACGACTAAAAGGAATACTGCCAATTGATAAGGGCATACTAAAAAAATTAGGGATAGATAATAATAATCCAACAATAGTCATGAGGGCAAGACCAAATTCATCCTACTGTAATGGAAAAAAGGACATAATTCCAAAAATCATAGAAAAACTTAGGGAAAAAATAGATTGTAATATTGTGGCATTTCCAAGGGATGAAAAGCAGAGGGAAAAATACATATCTCTAAATGCAATAGTTCCCAACACAATAGATGCCCTATCTCTTCTCTATTTTGCAGATGCTATGATAGGGGCAGGGGGAACTATGAACAGAGAAGCAGCAGTTTTAGGGATTCCAACAGTATCTTGCTATCCAAAGGAATTACTTGGTGTTGATAAATATCTAATAAAGATGGGAAGGATGGTTCATATAAAAAATGTAAATAGAATAGTTGGTTACATTATTGAAAA